A single region of the Lates calcarifer isolate ASB-BC8 linkage group LG16_LG22, TLL_Latcal_v3, whole genome shotgun sequence genome encodes:
- the fgf8a gene encoding fibroblast growth factor 8 yields MRPIPSRLSYLFLHLFAFCYYAQVTNQSPPNFTQHVSEQSKVTDRVSRRLIRIYQLYSRTSGKHVQVLPNKKINAMADDGDVHAKLIVETDTFGSRVRIKGAETGFYICMNKRGKLIGKKNGQGRDCIFTEIVLENNYTALRNARYEGWYMAFTRRGRPRKGSRTRQHQREVHFMKRLPKGQQPTHPSHHRPFDFIHYPFSQRTKRTRDSSER; encoded by the exons ATGCGACCTATCCCATCCAGACTCAGCTATCT GTTTCTACACTTATTTGCATTTTGCTACTATGCTCAG GTAACCAATCAGTCCCCGCCTAATTTCACGCAGCATGTAAGCGAGCAGAGCAAAGTGACGGACCGTGTGAGCCGCAGGTTGATCCGGATCTACCAGCTGTACAGCCGGACCAGCGGCAAGCACGTCCAGGTCCTGCCCAACAAGAAGATCAACGCCATGGCCGACGATGGAGATGTGCACG ctaaaCTCATTGTGGAAACAGACACATTTGGGAGCCGAGTGCGCATTAAGGGGGCTGAGACCGGCTTCTACATCTGCATGAACAAGAGGGGGAAGCTCATCGGCAAG aaaaaCGGACAAGGCCGTGACTGTATCTTCACTGAGATTGTTCTGGAGAACAACTACACAGCGCTGAGGAACGCCCGCTATGAGGGCTGGTACATGGCCTTCACCCGCCGCGGGCGCCCACGGAAAGGCTCGCGAACACGCCAGCACCAGCGCGAAGTCCATTTCATGAAGAGGTTGCCAAAGGGGCAGCAGCCCACCCACCCAAGCCACCACCGGCCTTTTGACTTCATCCACTACCCCTTCAGCCAAAGGACTAAACGCACACGAGACTCATCAGAgcgctga